Below is a window of Microcebus murinus isolate Inina chromosome 3, M.murinus_Inina_mat1.0, whole genome shotgun sequence DNA.
CCATCCTGGGCTCTTCAAAAATATGAGTGTCTGAATGTTTTAATTCAGAAAGTTTTTCTGAATTAAAAGAGATTAAAGGACATGACAATTCAAGCAATTTGTTGTGATTCTGATTGgattctgaatttgttttttagccataacagacatttttttaggacaactggggaaatttgaatatgggcCACATaatgtatcaatgttaaatttcctgagtGTGATAGCTGTACTGTGGCTATGTAGGAGAATACATAGAATAGATTGTAATATTTAGGGATGATATGTCATGAGACATGTTTGCAACTAACTTTTAAATGGAGAAAGTAAATGTGGCAAAATACTAACAATTGATAAGTCTTTCTGAAGGGATGTGAGTATTCATTgcactattcttgcaactttttgaaaggtttgaagatttttaaaataaaaactttggtggggaaatatcaaagaaaaaagataacttcAAAGGAATGACAATCTGATAGCACACGTCTTTCATAACATCTAATCATGGGAAAGATGATGGAGTGATATTTCAAAGTACTgagtaaaaataatttgcaaacttGAAATCATTAAAACATTGTTCACAGGAAAGGCATATTCAAGACATATGAAGATTAAGAGAGTTTACCACTCATACACTCTCATTAAAAGCACTATTAAAGAATAtactttaggaagaaaaaatgaaccCAAAGGGAAGATGTGGATTACAGGAATCAGAGGTCAACACAGAAATTGATAAGATATATTTCACTAATTTAATAAActgactagaaaaaaattatgtatataagtatttgcaaaatgtttaatataagaTGATAGTGATAAACTAAAACTCCCAAAGTATACATTTAAACACTTAAGAGTACTTATAAAAATacaggtcaggcatggtggctcaggcctgtaatactagcatgctgggaggctgagcctggaagatcactcaagctcaggagttcaagaccagcctgagcaagagcaagaccccatctctactaaaagtagacaAGATTAGCCAAGTGTGGCGTCatgtgcctgtaggcccagctacttaggaggctgaggcaggaggatcgcttgagctcaggagtttgaagttacagtgatctatgatgactccactgcactctaactggggCAACAGGCAAGAATGttgctctaaaagaaaaagaaaaaaaatacaacttctgTCTTCCCAACCAGCacaattaaaaaaggaaagtaaagctATCAAGCTAAAAGAATACAGGCATGAGGAAAGGGAAGTAGCAACCCTTTTCTATTACCAAAAAGCTggtaatagaaaacaaaaaataagatgcaTGAATGAGTGAGTCCAGCTGTATcaataatcacaataaatgtaagTGGATTAAACTCATTTATCAAAAGACAGATTATAtgggataaataaataaaataaagcaatattctGCTTATAAGACACATGCAGAACAAGATACACCAAATTTCAAAATAGGACATTTTAAGATTTATAAGGAAAATACTGTACTTACCAAAGTCATATAACAAagtagactttaaaacaaaaattattgttttGGAAAAGAGGAACCCTGCATAAGTACATAAGAACGAAAGGAACAATATACTAAGAAGATCTAACAATTATAAATTCTCTGCACCtaacaataaaattatcttttgtaTAAACTAGTCAAAGGCATAACAAGGCAGTAATTCCTTAACATATTTTtacttagataaaaataaatagaaatgaaactaTTCAGGTTACTAACTGAAAACTTCCAAATAACTTAAGCAATTAGATGTCATTAGAtgaatttgtttttcagaattgttAGGACCCGAATCAGAAATGGAGTTCATTGCTTTGAAATAGAATGGGAAAAGCCTGGTATGTATTTACTTaaggaaaatgtttaatttaaaacattaaaaaaatatatatatatatacacacacacatatatacacaatatgtGTGTGAAGAATAAAGATGAAACCTGTCTCATGTACCATGGattaatttcatatataattaatatgagGTGCATGAGCCCTGTGTTATCTTAAATAGGCTTTGACtaatagtaaatataataaactttaactgattttatttaatgtcctaatttgacatttcttttttaatgtttaagaaaacaaTACCAAAATAGTTTTGATTTATGTTTCTCAAGAAAATGCTTCTACAGATGGTCTGGTCATTGGATTTCATGTATAGCTGCATCTCAAGAAATTGAGATTGCTAAATAGCACCTGGAATACACATTCTCTCCTCTCTTTACTCTCTTTAGGGAATTTTAGGGAATTTATAATTGTCaaattgcccttttttttttttttttttttttttgctacagagATACGGTGAACTCTGAATTAGCTCCCAAACTGGAGACAAGAGAAGCACAGATAATCTATAATGGAAAAATGATACCAAGTTGATTTCTATTTGACTTAGAAATTaaattgtatgattctatttgaATGAGTAAGAGAATAGATTTGTCAATGAAAGTTTAAGCTATAGATAACTCTGaaggataaaattataaagaattagaCAAACCATTCTAAGTAGTAATAGGAAGATAGAAGGCTGAAGAATTTTGAAAACTGTTTAAGAACaattccaccaacagtatattttcaggaaagaaaatgatattaacCCAGATTGGCAGTACATCTCTCTTCTATCTAGAACTAAGGATCAAGTACCCATTTTTATTCATCCTTATGGGAGCTCTCtctcaagagagagagaaaatgtaccCCAGGCTAGTTTTAACTAAGAAGCACTTTAAGATCAtgtatttcctttgtttctgcttaaacttatcaatattttcattataatttggcTTCTTACATAGTTTTGCCCACTtatagaaaaagcacaaaaatctAGAGTactttttatatatcataaacTTGCATATAAACATTCTCATTTTCAGTTATCAGATGCTTGTGAGTCTAATAAGACTAAGGTCAATCGATAACTTATGAAACAGTAATTTGAAGAACAATAATAGTTTTGATGATCCTTTCAATTCTGTTCTTTTCAGAAGCTTTCACTAAAGAAAGCTGATGTTAAGTCTATTTCATTCCTTACCTGGAATTTTAACACTAACTAAACTAAATTAAAACCAACCTTATCTAAACAAAGTTTTCTATTCTCTAAGCTGCTATTACCATCTCTGAAACAAgagaatttaaatttctaatttaaaaagaatctcCTACCAGTTCTTGCCaggcaaaagaaaatacattctgtACGAGTATCAACAGATTATTAGAATAGAGATTTTACAAAGCAATATTTGCaatgaattttccatttgtggATGACTTAGTTTGCCTGGTAAACTTATTAGTTACCAggtaaaattgaattttttagaTTTGTAATTAAGGCTGTTTTGCTGTATTTTTAATCTTCTAGAACATTATGCTGTAGAAGATAAACAACATGAAGAATCAGTTCTAACAATTGAAGAAGAATCATTGTTTGAAGCAGCCTACCCTGAGATTGTTGCTgtttatcaaaaacaaaagttagaaattaaaaagaagaaacaaaaaagtaagtATTGGGTTTGGTATCTATTTATGCCATACACAAATGTCACAGAAGAGCCACCTATTCTGTTAGAATCTATTTTGTCTAAATTTTactgaaagttttaaaacatgaagAGTTAGAGTTATACTCTTGTTTCTTTATCTTCACATACTTTCTTTTAAAGTTGCCAGGAGTAAACGATCCTGCTCTGTGTCTACTAACTTAACCAAGcgttaatagtaataatgatactAACCAAttattgagcaactactgtgCATAACATAATTTgggttttaaatacattttctttatttcccagaACTCATTAAGGAAAACaactcatttataatttataacattgGTTCcatccctggtggtctagtggttaggaaaaaggaaaaaaaaacacatcgtttccagaggaaaatattttataatatttgtagGAATGCACTgagacaaaacacacacaaaaaaactgctCATATAGAAGATTTCCATctgaactctttattttttaaatgcaaggtaaagaaagaaaatagatgttaattatatattttttctttttaggtatgaAAATTACacctaaagaaaacaatttgccAGAATCAGATGATGTAGTGAGTTTTAAGTCACACATGACTTTAAAACCCACATGTGAAATCTTTCCTAAGCCAAATTCCAACTTAGATTTGGAAATTTCTCCTGATCCTACATTACCACGGGAATCTATTTCTGCCTCATTGAATAGCTTGCTTTTACCTGAAGATGTTCCCTGTTTGAATACACAAGAACAACAGTTCATATCTTCTCCAAGACCTTTGGCTATACAGCAAATTAAAGGTGTCGATAAGTCTTTAACTTCAGAACATAGTCAACCCAGTACCTCATCTCATAATATGTCTGTGGTTGCTGATCTACACTTGAGCACCATTGACTGGGAAGGTACTTCTTTTAGTAATTCTCCAGCTATTCTAAGGAACACGTTCTCTCATGGTTTAAAATCAGAACTTGAATCAGAGCTATCAGTTATCCCCAATGGCTTTGAAAATATCCCAGAACAATTGTTATGTGAATCAGGAACACGCACCACAGATGTCAATAAAGTGTTGAATTGGGATCTTCATAAGATTAGCCCTGAAGAGCATCTACTTTCGGGCATTGGAGATTTATATCTTCAGGATTTGCCTTTAAAGGAacgaatatatataaaatcatcataTACTCAAGATAATGTACATCCGGATGTCAACCTGAAAACATCCCTACTTAGGGTAAAAGAATCTTGCATTGGTAATAGTAGTTGTGATTGTCCATCATGTCTTTCAAAGCATCTTCCAGGAagtcatttgcaaaatgaatcCAGAAACTCTAAAGTTCTAAAAGGAGACCAACTACTTCAAGGAAACTATAAAGTCAATACTTCTATACCTTATTTTAATAACCCAGTTGTGAAGACCTCCACTAATACAGCTCAGCCACCAAATACTATTTTAGATCATGGAAGAAAAGTTGACATGCAAACCACTCAGAAAATTGTAATGAAGAAGAGTGTTTGCCTTGACAGACATTCCTCTGATGAAGAAAGTGCCTCGGTGTTTGGGAAAGCCAAGTACACAACTCAAAAAGTGAAGCACAGATCTCAGAAGCACAATCCAGCCCAATTCAAAGAAATTGACCTAAAGTTGAGTAGCCCTAAGATACATATCAAAGAAACTGAACAGTGTGTCAGGTCTTACAAAGAAGctggaaatgaagaaaactatttCCAAGATCCAGCAAAAAGTTCTCTGAGTTTTCTACAATGTCATAAGAAAGAAGACGACTCTAGTATTTGTTTGGATAGTCCTCTTCCTTTAAGCCAGAGATTAAAACTAAGGTTCCAAAGCACTTGCAATGCAATTGAAAATACTTGAGTATAACTTATTATTTTAGTACTGTCAGCATTAGCAGAGGCGGAGGGAAGGTGTCTAGTTAATGTTTGGTAGAAAAATTTAATGTTCTATATGTCATGAAacaattttgccattttaatcaaaattgtaataaaaaatgttacctaaaattttggttttaaaagGTGATCCTATGTGGTGAAAACTTcagataatgtatatttttataagacattttttgtcattttaaaaatccttattttctttagttatattttataaatgttagtaTTTGACAGAGTGCTTTATCCATATGctcatttttacttctatttccaCAAGCCtctaaagtatttatttatattcttgctTATTCCCAAGAGGATAACTTTATAATTGTCTACACTCTTGCAATATCTCCCATTGTGCCTTTCCTGAGAGTTATATTTTCCCTCAGTTTGAAAATACCATTAGTGGGCTCTTCAACTTTTGTTAATCTTATTCTCCTTTATGAGgggtaaaaatggaaaaggagagaggatgtcaatatatttagtaaaaatttaTGATTGTAATGGCTGAGTAAACTGAGCAAAGTAACTCTTTCCATATCCCCAGAAGTTCACAGGAATATCAGATGGAGAAAGATTTGGAAAGTCAAATACATAAACAAGAAAAGGATTAGAAACTTGCTCAGGATCACATAGGTAATTAATGTTGTGGGAACCAGTTTTCTTGCTTCCAGTTCTttggtttttctggtttcttctaTAGCacttttttctaccttttgttttaaaaatgattctctTCATTATTGACTTAATACCTCCAAATATTAAGtcttacattaatttatttagcaCTCAAAAATTCTAGAgtggcatccagattggaaaggaaaaagtaaaactatctctatttgcagatgatgaGATTTTGTATAtcgaaaatcctaaagaatccactaaaaaactattaaaactgataaatgaattcatcaaGGTCGTAGAACAcaaagtcaatatacaaaaaacaattgtatttctatatacccaCAGGGAATAAAccaaatgaaattaagaaaatagctCTACTTAaaacagcatcaaaaagaataaaatactttggaataaatttcacaaaagaagtgcaaaacttacttaaaactagaaaacattgttgaaagaaattaaagaaaaccaaataaatggaaagatatcccatgttcatggattagaaaacaTAAGATGGCAGTATTCCCCAagttgatctacagattcagtgcagtCCCTATTAATTCTGCTGGGTTCTTTACAGAAACTcacaagctgattctaaattcatatggaaatttaagaaacacagaatagccaaaacaatcgtAAAAAAAATGTTGGATGACTTATCCTCCCTTCCATAAAACTACAATAATGAAGAGTGTGTTGTACTGATGTAAACATATAGGTCAATATAGAACAATGggatagaattgagagtccagaaatatgACCTCACATTTATGCTCAACTAATTTTCAACCTGAGTTCCAAGATGATTCAATGGGGAAATAACAGTCAACAAATAGTCTGCTGGAACTATTGGATATCCACGTAAAAAAACATTTGATCCCTATCTAATACCATATAAAAAATGatctcaaaatggatcaaagacataaatgcaagactataaaactctcagaagaaaacataggtataaaTCTCTTGACTTTGGATTAGGCAAGGGTTTCTTAAATGTGACACcgaaagcacagacaacaaaagaaaaaatatgcaaattgaaattcatcaaaactaaaagcttttgtgtttcaaaggacaccatcaagaaaatgaagaaacagcctatggaatgggagaaatatttacatatgtgataagggacttgtatctttTAGGACttgtataaagaactcttacaactcaataataaaaagacaacttaaaaatggacaaaatatctgaactgatatttctccaaagaagatttacaaatggccaataagtatattttaaaattctcaatactggccgggcacagtggctcatgcctgtaattctaacactctcgtaggccgaggtgggaatatggattgaggtcaggagtttgagaccagcctgagcaagagtgagacctgtcgctaccaaaaaatactaataattagcttggtgtggtggtgtgcgcctgtagtcccagctatttgggaggctgagataagaggattgcttgagcccagtagtttgaggttgctgtgagctagg
It encodes the following:
- the GEN1 gene encoding flap endonuclease GEN homolog 1, yielding MGVNDLWQILEPVKQHIHLHDLGGKTIAVDLSLWVCEAQTVKKMIGTIVKPHLRNLFFRISYLMQMDVKLIFVMEGEPPKLKADVINKRNQIRYGPSGKTWSQKTGRSHFKSVLRECLDMLECLGIPWVQAAGEAEAMCAYLNAGGHVDGCLTNDGDAFLYGAQTVYRNFTMNTRDPHVDCYTMSSIKSKLGLDRETLVGLAILLGCDYLPKGVPGVGKEQALKLIQILKGQSLLQRFNQWSETSCYSNPQPQVAKKPAHCSVCSHPGSPKDHERNGCKLCKSDRYCEPHDYEYCCPCEWHRTEHDRQLNGVENNIKRKACNCEGFPFHEVIQEFLLNKDKLVKVIRSQRPDLLLFQRFTLEKMEWPNHYACEKLLVLLTHYDMTERKLGRRNSNQLQPIRIVRTRIRNGVHCFEIEWEKPEHYAVEDKQHEESVLTIEEESLFEAAYPEIVAVYQKQKLEIKKKKQKSMKITPKENNLPESDDVVSFKSHMTLKPTCEIFPKPNSNLDLEISPDPTLPRESISASLNSLLLPEDVPCLNTQEQQFISSPRPLAIQQIKGVDKSLTSEHSQPSTSSHNMSVVADLHLSTIDWEGTSFSNSPAILRNTFSHGLKSELESELSVIPNGFENIPEQLLCESGTRTTDVNKVLNWDLHKISPEEHLLSGIGDLYLQDLPLKERIYIKSSYTQDNVHPDVNLKTSLLRVKESCIGNSSCDCPSCLSKHLPGSHLQNESRNSKVLKGDQLLQGNYKVNTSIPYFNNPVVKTSTNTAQPPNTILDHGRKVDMQTTQKIVMKKSVCLDRHSSDEESASVFGKAKYTTQKVKHRSQKHNPAQFKEIDLKLSSPKIHIKETEQCVRSYKEAGNEENYFQDPAKSSLSFLQCHKKEDDSSICLDSPLPLSQRLKLRFQSTCNAIENT